The following proteins are co-located in the Patescibacteria group bacterium genome:
- a CDS encoding prepilin-type N-terminal cleavage/methylation domain-containing protein, translated as MLGINKIEKNEDKNLRIGFPLGDNGFTLLELLVVIAIIGLFATIATVALSNARMRARDIRRETDMNEIQKALELYFDDNGDYPLGGHDTCSGAWGSGFDGPAKLGPYIKAPIDPLNTNGPSCVAGDRYYAFYNPITWDMGAKCPAGTIVLYAYIGPELASSEYRSDCGTNFFTRILNK; from the coding sequence ATGCTCGGCATTAATAAAATAGAAAAAAATGAAGATAAAAATTTACGGATAGGATTTCCTCTGGGGGATAATGGTTTTACATTACTTGAATTATTAGTGGTTATTGCAATAATCGGTCTTTTTGCCACTATAGCGACAGTCGCTTTAAGTAACGCTAGGATGAGGGCAAGGGATATAAGGAGAGAAACAGATATGAATGAAATCCAAAAGGCATTGGAGCTTTATTTTGATGATAACGGAGATTATCCTCTTGGAGGGCACGATACTTGTTCCGGGGCTTGGGGCAGTGGATTTGATGGTCCGGCAAAGTTAGGACCTTATATAAAAGCACCCATTGATCCTTTGAATACGAATGGCCCATCTTGCGTAGCGGGTGATCGTTATTATGCTTTTTATAATCCGATTACATGGGACATGGGGGCAAAATGCCCTGCGGGGACTATTGTTCTTTATGCTTATATCGGTCCAGAATTAGCCAGTTCTGAATATCGGAGCGATTGTGGAACGAATTTTTTCACTAGGATTCTTAATAAATAA
- the nusA gene encoding transcription termination factor NusA, giving the protein MFDLKQLNSALEQLEAERGIPKEKILESIEDALSAAYKKDYGKKGQIIRATFDLNSGKTEFSQVKIVVDESMLKPENEVHLETESPISLGDSVSKFSSKTETLDEATPEGGEETKVNFNPEHHIMIEEARKIKKNVEPGEELIFSLENKDDYGRIAAQTAKQVIIQRIREAERESILKEFDDKQDEIVSGIVQRIENNNVFVDFGRTTGIITRDEQIKGERYRIGERIKALLYLVEKAPRGINIYLSRSHPRFVYKLFEIEVPEIASGLVEVKNIAREAGSRSKIAVTANQEGIDPVGSCVGQRGVRVEAVISELGGEKIDIIEWSAEPEVFIANSLSPAKIIDVEIKEGKKEAKVIVDEDQLSLAIGKSGQNVRLAAKLTGWKLDIHSRSGESVAKVDEDGEVEIEEELKEEK; this is encoded by the coding sequence ATGTTTGATTTAAAACAATTAAATTCCGCTCTTGAGCAATTAGAAGCTGAACGTGGAATTCCAAAAGAAAAAATTTTAGAGTCTATAGAAGACGCTCTTTCGGCTGCGTATAAGAAAGATTACGGCAAGAAAGGGCAGATTATTCGCGCTACTTTTGACTTGAATAGCGGGAAGACAGAATTTTCTCAAGTTAAAATAGTGGTTGATGAGTCTATGTTGAAGCCTGAAAACGAAGTTCACTTGGAGACAGAGTCTCCAATTTCACTTGGAGACTCTGTCTCCAAGTTTTCTAGTAAGACGGAAACGTTAGATGAAGCTACTCCAGAAGGGGGTGAAGAAACTAAGGTTAATTTTAATCCTGAACATCATATAATGATAGAAGAAGCAAGGAAGATTAAGAAGAATGTTGAGCCGGGCGAGGAACTAATTTTCTCTCTTGAGAATAAGGATGATTACGGGAGAATCGCCGCGCAAACAGCCAAGCAAGTTATCATCCAGCGCATACGCGAGGCAGAAAGAGAATCAATTCTTAAAGAATTTGATGATAAGCAAGATGAGATAGTAAGCGGTATTGTACAGCGTATTGAGAATAACAATGTTTTTGTTGATTTTGGACGCACGACCGGTATCATCACTCGCGATGAACAGATAAAAGGCGAAAGATACAGGATTGGAGAAAGGATTAAAGCATTGCTCTACTTGGTAGAAAAGGCGCCTAGGGGAATCAATATTTATCTTTCAAGGTCACATCCTCGTTTTGTTTATAAACTTTTTGAGATAGAGGTTCCGGAAATTGCTTCCGGTTTGGTTGAAGTGAAAAATATTGCCAGAGAAGCCGGTTCTCGCTCCAAGATTGCCGTTACTGCAAATCAAGAAGGAATTGACCCTGTCGGCTCATGTGTAGGCCAAAGAGGGGTAAGGGTTGAGGCTGTCATCTCAGAACTAGGCGGTGAGAAGATAGATATAATAGAATGGTCGGCTGAACCTGAAGTCTTCATCGCTAATTCACTTTCCCCCGCTAAAATCATTGATGTAGAAATAAAAGAAGGGAAGAAAGAGGCTAAGGTCATAGTTGATGAGGACCAACTTTCGCTTGCCATAGGGAAGAGTGGTCAGAATGTTCGCCTTGCGGCGAAGTTGACCGGATGGAAGCTTGACATTCATTCAAGGAGCGGAGAGTCTGTGGCTAAAGTGGATGAAGACGGAGAAGTTGAGATCGAGGAAGAATTAAAAGAAGAAAAATAA
- a CDS encoding inorganic diphosphatase, translated as MNLWHDLKPGEKEKLNVVIEIPKLSRIKYELDKDSGLIKVDRVLYSPMHYPANYGFVPKTLWDDGDPLDVLVISHEPFVPGCLVDARPIGILDMKDDGEGDAKILSVPARDPRFNNIKDISDLEPHILEEIKHFFKVYKDLQKKEVLVEKWEGREKALEAIEHSFNLYKEKYPS; from the coding sequence ATGAATCTTTGGCATGATCTAAAACCAGGCGAAAAGGAAAAACTTAATGTAGTCATTGAGATACCTAAACTTTCGCGTATAAAATACGAACTTGATAAAGATTCAGGGCTTATTAAAGTTGACAGGGTGCTATATTCTCCTATGCATTATCCGGCAAATTACGGCTTCGTGCCGAAAACTTTGTGGGATGACGGCGATCCTCTGGATGTACTTGTGATATCTCACGAGCCTTTTGTGCCAGGGTGCTTGGTGGATGCGCGTCCTATCGGAATTCTTGATATGAAAGATGATGGAGAAGGCGACGCAAAAATTCTTTCTGTGCCGGCGAGAGACCCGAGATTTAATAATATTAAAGATATTTCTGACCTTGAGCCTCATATTTTGGAAGAAATAAAGCATTTCTTTAAAGTTTATAAAGATCTTCAGAAGAAAGAAGTCTTAGTGGAAAAATGGGAAGGAAGAGAAAAGGCTCTTGAAGCCATAGAGCATTCGTTTAATCTCTATAAAGAAAAATATCCTTCTTAA